TCCAGGCACTCGACCCGGCCACCGACGATCTCGGCCCGGCCGTCCGGGTCGTCCGTGAACACGTCGACCGTCGGCAGGGCGCTGCGGATCAGCTCCGGGACCGTGTAGCTCCCGTTCTCCAGGACGTGGAGCAGGTCGTTGGGCAGGTCGATGTCGCTCTTGTCGAGCTCGTCGATCAGCAGGACGCGGGGACGGGGGTAGGCGAGCAGGGCGGTGCCGACGGGGCCGAGGGTGACGAAGTCGCCCAGGTAGGGCGCGGGTTCCGGACGGGGCCCGGCGGCGGGCGGGGCGGCAGGTGTCGAGGGTGTGGGCGAGGCGGCCGTAGGCGGGCCGGAGTCCAGGATGGTCGGGGCCGGCCGGTCGGCGCCCGCCCGCCAGGCCGCGATGGCCTGGGCCCGGCCGATGGAGTCGTACTCGTACAGCCCATCGCGCAGCGTGGTCCGACTCACGATGCTCCACTGGAGCACCCGGCCGAGGCCCAGTTCGCGGGCGACCAGATGGGCGAGGGTCGACTTGCCCACCCCGGGCGGCCCGGACACCAGCAGCGGACGGCGCAGCAGTAGCGCGGCGTTGACGGTGTCGATCTCCTCGTCCCGCAGTCCGGGCCGGGCGTCGTGCGCACCCAGACGGCGGTGCAGGGCACGGTCGTCGTCGGCGGGGGCGGGCTGGAGGGGCGCGCCCAGGAACTGCCGCCAGGGCGGGGCGGGCGGGATCGCCGGCGGGTCACCGGCCGGCGCCGCTCCGGTCGCGTGGAAGACGCGCCATGATCCGCCCGGCGCGGTACCGGTGGTGCCGCCGGCGGCCGGGGCGGTGTCGTGCTCCGGCTTCTGCTCGTACTCGGTCACGCCGGTACCTCCTCGCAGTCGATGAGCCGAAACGGGTCATCGTAGAAGAACGCCACATGACGGCCGGGGAGTTGCATTCCGTTCATTTCGGTCTCGGCCTTCATGCGCAGCCGGTGGATGGTGCCGGGCAGCTGGGTCGTGGGGTAGCCGACGAGCATGTCGAGCGGGGCGCCCAGCGCCTGCAGCGCGGGGTCCCGGCGGTCCCAGAGCGCCACGCCGATGCCCTCGGAGATGGCCGCCTTGAGCGGTTCCAGTGCCTGCCCCTCCAGGGCGGGGGCGCTGAGCGTC
The Streptomyces sp. NBC_01296 DNA segment above includes these coding regions:
- a CDS encoding AAA family ATPase gives rise to the protein MTEYEQKPEHDTAPAAGGTTGTAPGGSWRVFHATGAAPAGDPPAIPPAPPWRQFLGAPLQPAPADDDRALHRRLGAHDARPGLRDEEIDTVNAALLLRRPLLVSGPPGVGKSTLAHLVARELGLGRVLQWSIVSRTTLRDGLYEYDSIGRAQAIAAWRAGADRPAPTILDSGPPTAASPTPSTPAAPPAAGPRPEPAPYLGDFVTLGPVGTALLAYPRPRVLLIDELDKSDIDLPNDLLHVLENGSYTVPELIRSALPTVDVFTDDPDGRAEIVGGRVECLEFPLVVITSNGEREFPAAFRRRCLPLEMRPPSREQLVSIVVSHLRSRPEAVDALIDDFERRVRTGGTQSVDQLLNAVHMTTAGGFQADADGRKLIELLLRDLAKGR